A region from the Kribbella shirazensis genome encodes:
- a CDS encoding DNA recombination protein RmuC, giving the protein MTGTTVLLMLLFLLVGLLLGAVFGVLWVRGRDGAQLARVTAERDAAEDRVVELTQERTSVGQQMGGQAVVKEALDRLHAQLNQLEKGRAAWQSQLHQQVNEVRMSGEALRRETASLSTALRKPQVRGRWGELHLRRTVELAGMVAHCDFTEQTTTVGEDGVLRPDLVVRLAEGKNIVVDSKVPLAAFLEASESDDAAFREDRLRAHARHLRTHVDQLASKAYWTRLSPSPEFVILFVPGESFLSAALDVEPSLLEYAAERRVILATPTTLIATLRAAAYAWNQSALTESAQQVFELGRELYERLSTMGEHLGRVGRSLTSAVEAYNGTVGSFERRVFITARKLRDLHVTESELTAMESIEASVRPLTAPEFLSIDESPTTRRWPPSQAG; this is encoded by the coding sequence ATGACCGGTACGACGGTGTTGCTGATGCTGCTCTTCCTCCTGGTGGGCCTGCTGCTGGGTGCTGTGTTCGGCGTGCTGTGGGTGCGTGGACGGGACGGCGCCCAGCTCGCTCGGGTCACCGCGGAGCGCGACGCCGCCGAGGACCGCGTCGTCGAGCTGACGCAGGAGCGGACGTCCGTCGGGCAGCAGATGGGTGGCCAGGCGGTCGTCAAGGAGGCCCTGGACCGCCTGCACGCACAGCTCAACCAGCTCGAGAAGGGACGGGCGGCCTGGCAGAGCCAGCTGCATCAACAGGTCAACGAGGTGCGGATGAGCGGCGAGGCGTTGCGCCGCGAGACGGCGTCGCTGTCGACCGCGTTGCGCAAGCCGCAGGTCCGTGGCCGCTGGGGCGAGCTGCATCTGCGCCGGACGGTCGAGCTGGCCGGGATGGTTGCCCACTGCGACTTCACCGAGCAGACGACGACGGTCGGCGAGGACGGCGTACTGCGGCCCGACCTCGTCGTGCGGCTTGCCGAGGGCAAGAACATCGTCGTCGACTCGAAGGTGCCGCTGGCGGCGTTCCTCGAGGCGAGCGAGTCCGACGACGCGGCGTTCCGCGAGGACCGGTTGCGGGCGCACGCGCGGCATCTGCGGACACATGTCGACCAGCTCGCCTCGAAGGCGTACTGGACCCGGTTGTCGCCGTCACCGGAGTTCGTGATCCTGTTCGTGCCGGGCGAGTCGTTCCTGTCCGCGGCGCTCGACGTCGAGCCGTCCCTGCTCGAGTACGCCGCTGAGCGCCGGGTGATCCTCGCAACGCCGACGACACTGATCGCGACGCTGCGCGCGGCGGCGTACGCGTGGAACCAGTCGGCGCTGACCGAGTCCGCGCAGCAGGTCTTCGAGCTCGGCCGGGAGCTGTACGAGCGGCTCAGCACCATGGGCGAGCACCTCGGACGGGTCGGCCGGTCGCTCACCTCCGCCGTGGAGGCGTACAACGGGACCGTCGGCTCGTTCGAGCGGCGGGTCTTCATCACGGCGCGCAAGCTCCGCGACCTCCACGTCACCGAGTCCGAGCTGACCGCGATGGAGTCGATCGAGGCGTCCGTCCGGCCTCTCACCGCCCCCGAGTTCCTGTCCATCGACGAGTCCCCGACGACGCGCCGCTGGCCGCCGTCCCAGGCGGGCTGA
- a CDS encoding polysaccharide deacetylase family protein, translating to MSRKLAAFVATGVTLAVTAGVLLVLALGHERPPRPAAATTQTSATPSPAPTETPTLNAPPSTPRKPVPDPTAAFATGNKKVLFLSFDDGPDPVWTPKVLQVLRKHGAHATFFELGSMQAAHPGLREQVIAAGNTIGSHSITHAQLTAVSAVKRRHEIFDGPRSTCFRPPYGASNPKVRADIKAAGMVQVLWDVDPRDWARPGTNAIVHNILTHAHNHNIILLHDGGGNRAQTVAALDKVLPILKAQGYSFPAMNC from the coding sequence ATGTCCCGAAAGCTCGCCGCGTTCGTCGCGACCGGGGTGACGCTGGCCGTCACCGCCGGCGTGTTGCTGGTCCTGGCACTCGGGCACGAACGCCCACCGCGACCAGCCGCCGCGACCACGCAGACCTCGGCGACACCGAGCCCGGCCCCCACCGAGACGCCCACCTTGAACGCACCGCCGTCGACACCGCGCAAGCCGGTCCCGGACCCGACCGCCGCATTTGCCACCGGCAACAAAAAGGTCCTGTTCCTCAGCTTCGACGACGGTCCCGATCCGGTCTGGACGCCGAAGGTGCTGCAGGTCCTGCGGAAGCACGGTGCGCACGCCACGTTCTTCGAGCTCGGCTCGATGCAGGCCGCGCACCCGGGACTGCGCGAGCAGGTGATTGCCGCGGGCAACACCATCGGCAGCCACTCGATCACCCACGCGCAACTGACCGCGGTTTCGGCCGTGAAGCGGCGCCACGAGATCTTCGACGGACCGCGGTCGACCTGCTTCCGTCCGCCGTACGGCGCCTCGAACCCGAAGGTCCGCGCCGACATCAAGGCGGCCGGCATGGTCCAGGTGCTCTGGGACGTCGACCCGCGCGACTGGGCCCGGCCCGGGACGAACGCGATCGTGCACAACATCCTCACGCACGCGCACAACCACAACATCATCCTGCTGCACGACGGCGGCGGGAACCGCGCGCAGACCGTCGCCGCGCTCGACAAGGTCCTCCCGATCCTGAAGGCCCAGGGCTATTCCTTCCCCGCGATGAACTGCTGA
- a CDS encoding DUF817 domain-containing protein gives MTTWTGRIGISSRFVFGCLQFLRFGWLEAVSCLFPAFLFAGLAISKYLDLPIARYDALLIYCLVLTFLFWAVRLETWREVAVIFGFHLVGLALELFKVQVGSWQYPGDAVTKIAGVPLFAGFMYAAVGSYLCQAWRRFDLRVSNYRPVLTTVFAVLIYANFFTHHWIPDLRIPIALGLLVVLRRTWVFFTVGVRRYRMPLALSFALIGFFLWIAENAGTFLDAWNYPDQVSVWRLVHPAKFGAWSLLVSMSFVLVASVKSLEGRLYHRGSTATVEISPQHRDANQADR, from the coding sequence GTGACCACTTGGACCGGCCGCATCGGGATCTCCTCACGCTTCGTGTTCGGATGCCTGCAGTTCCTCCGCTTCGGGTGGCTGGAGGCGGTGTCGTGCCTGTTCCCGGCGTTCCTGTTCGCGGGCCTGGCGATCTCGAAGTACCTCGACCTGCCGATCGCCCGGTACGACGCCCTGCTGATCTACTGCCTTGTCCTGACGTTCCTGTTCTGGGCGGTCCGGCTGGAGACGTGGCGCGAGGTCGCGGTGATCTTCGGGTTCCACCTGGTCGGGCTCGCGCTGGAGCTGTTCAAGGTCCAGGTCGGCTCGTGGCAGTACCCGGGCGACGCCGTGACGAAGATCGCCGGGGTGCCGTTGTTCGCCGGTTTCATGTACGCCGCCGTGGGCAGCTACCTGTGTCAGGCGTGGCGGCGGTTCGACCTGCGGGTCAGCAACTACCGGCCGGTGCTGACCACGGTCTTCGCCGTCCTCATCTACGCCAACTTCTTCACCCATCACTGGATCCCCGACCTGCGGATCCCGATCGCGCTCGGGCTGCTCGTCGTGTTGCGCCGTACCTGGGTCTTCTTCACGGTCGGCGTACGGCGTTACCGGATGCCGCTGGCGTTGTCGTTCGCGTTGATCGGGTTCTTCCTGTGGATCGCGGAGAACGCCGGCACGTTCCTGGACGCGTGGAACTACCCGGACCAGGTGAGCGTCTGGCGGCTCGTGCATCCGGCGAAGTTCGGCGCGTGGTCGTTGCTGGTCAGCATGAGCTTCGTGCTGGTCGCGAGTGTGAAGTCCCTGGAGGGCCGGCTGTACCACCGTGGCAGCACTGCAACAGTCGAGATCTCACCGCAACACAGGGACGCCAACCAAGCTGACAGGTAA
- the ychF gene encoding redox-regulated ATPase YchF: MALTIGIVGLPNAGKSTLFNALTKNDVLAANYPFATIEPNVGVVGVPDPRLGKLAELFGSQKLIPATVQFVDIAGIVRGASEGEGLGNKFLSHIRESDAICQVTRVFRDDDVTHVDGKVSPADDISTIQTELILADLQTVEKAIPRLEKEARLKKESAVVLEAVREAQKHLEAGTPIIATDVDRDAIRELMLMTAKPYLYVFNCDADELGDEDLKQKMRDLVAPAEAIFLDAKFEAELVELGDEDEAREMLAEMGIDEPGLDLLARVGFETLGLQTYLTAGPKEARAWTIKRGATAPEAAGVIHTDFQRGFIKAEIVSYDDLIDAGSMNAARSAGKVRMEGKDYIMQDGDVVEFRFNV; this comes from the coding sequence GTGGCACTCACCATCGGAATCGTCGGGCTCCCGAACGCGGGCAAGTCCACCCTGTTCAACGCGCTGACCAAGAACGACGTGCTCGCCGCGAACTACCCGTTCGCGACCATCGAGCCGAACGTCGGGGTGGTCGGTGTCCCGGACCCGCGGCTGGGCAAGCTGGCCGAGCTGTTCGGCTCGCAGAAGCTGATTCCGGCCACCGTGCAGTTCGTCGACATCGCCGGCATCGTGCGCGGCGCGTCGGAGGGTGAGGGGCTGGGCAACAAGTTCCTCAGCCACATCCGCGAGTCGGACGCGATCTGCCAGGTCACCCGGGTGTTCCGCGACGACGACGTCACGCACGTCGACGGCAAGGTCTCGCCGGCCGACGACATCTCCACGATCCAGACCGAGCTGATCCTGGCCGACCTGCAGACCGTCGAGAAGGCGATCCCGCGGCTGGAGAAGGAAGCCCGGCTGAAGAAGGAGAGCGCGGTCGTGCTCGAGGCGGTCCGGGAGGCGCAGAAGCACCTCGAGGCCGGTACGCCGATCATCGCGACCGACGTGGACCGGGACGCGATCCGCGAGCTGATGCTGATGACCGCGAAGCCGTACCTGTACGTCTTCAACTGCGACGCCGACGAGCTCGGCGACGAGGACCTCAAGCAGAAGATGCGGGACCTGGTCGCGCCGGCCGAGGCGATCTTCCTGGACGCGAAGTTCGAGGCCGAACTGGTCGAGCTCGGCGACGAGGACGAGGCGCGCGAGATGCTCGCCGAGATGGGGATCGACGAGCCCGGGCTGGATCTGCTGGCCCGCGTCGGCTTCGAGACCCTCGGTCTGCAGACGTACCTGACGGCCGGTCCGAAGGAGGCCCGCGCCTGGACCATCAAGCGCGGCGCCACCGCCCCCGAGGCCGCCGGCGTCATCCACACCGACTTCCAGCGCGGCTTCATCAAGGCCGAGATCGTCTCGTACGACGACCTCATCGACGCCGGCTCCATGAACGCCGCCCGCTCCGCCGGCAAGGTCCGCATGGAAGGCAAGGACTACATCATGCAGGACGGCGACGTCGTGGAGTTCCGCTTCAACGTTTAG
- a CDS encoding SDR family oxidoreductase — MAREDIDITIPDLHGKRAVVTGASDGMGLGIATRLAAAGAQVVLPVRNPRKGEAALAKIRQQTPTADLSLQTLDLSSLDSVAALGRTLVDEGEPIHILVNNAGVMTPPERQTTTDGFELQFATNHLGHFALVAHLLPLLRAGRARVTSQISIDANQNSINWDDLNWERSYNGRGAYSQSKIALGLFGLELDRRSRANDWGITSNLSHPGVAPTNLLAARPEIGRAQETPLRRLIKTLSARGILFGTVETAKLPALLAATSPDAKGGALYGPRGFRHLGGPPAEQALYSRLRSTADAARIWQLSEHLTGTPIPTT; from the coding sequence ATGGCACGCGAAGACATCGACATCACGATCCCCGACCTGCACGGAAAGCGAGCCGTCGTCACCGGCGCGAGTGACGGAATGGGACTCGGCATCGCGACGCGCCTCGCGGCTGCGGGCGCACAGGTGGTGCTGCCCGTCCGCAACCCGCGCAAGGGTGAGGCGGCGCTCGCGAAGATCCGTCAACAGACACCGACTGCGGACCTGTCCCTGCAGACGCTCGACCTGTCGTCACTCGACTCCGTCGCCGCGCTGGGACGGACCCTGGTGGACGAGGGCGAACCCATTCACATCCTCGTCAACAACGCCGGTGTGATGACTCCGCCCGAACGGCAGACCACCACCGACGGCTTCGAGCTGCAGTTCGCCACCAATCATCTCGGCCACTTCGCCCTGGTGGCGCACCTCCTGCCTCTGCTACGCGCGGGCCGAGCGCGCGTCACCTCGCAGATCAGCATCGATGCGAACCAGAACTCCATCAACTGGGACGACCTGAACTGGGAACGGTCGTACAACGGCCGGGGCGCCTACAGCCAGTCGAAGATCGCGCTCGGGCTCTTCGGACTCGAGCTCGACCGGCGCAGCCGAGCGAACGACTGGGGCATCACGAGCAATCTCTCGCACCCGGGGGTCGCCCCGACGAATCTGCTCGCGGCGCGCCCCGAGATCGGCCGCGCCCAGGAGACTCCGCTCCGGAGACTGATCAAGACGCTCTCCGCGCGCGGCATCCTCTTCGGGACCGTCGAGACCGCGAAACTGCCCGCACTCCTGGCCGCCACCTCGCCCGACGCCAAAGGGGGCGCACTCTACGGGCCGCGCGGATTCCGCCATCTCGGCGGCCCGCCCGCCGAGCAGGCCCTCTACTCCCGCCTACGCAGCACGGCCGACGCAGCCCGCATCTGGCAGCTGTCGGAGCACCTGACCGGAACCCCGATCCCAACCACCTGA
- a CDS encoding SDR family NAD(P)-dependent oxidoreductase: MTDLHGKTALVTGSAGGIGRAIALRYASLGARVIVNYAHGKEAALATVEDIRALGAEAIAVQADVSDLNALEDLFQQAVAAFGKLDIVVANAGVEIVDQLISEVTEEQFDRLFAVNAKGTFFTLQKAARYIADHGRIINIGSSTTAMVQPGVGLYGSSKMAARYAVEVLALEVGARGVTVNSIIPTAIEGAGVFTEVPEDHPLRALLKSGRPLEGRFGTVDDVADAAEYFAGPLARWISGQHLLVSGGAPA, from the coding sequence ATGACAGATCTCCACGGCAAGACAGCTCTCGTCACCGGCTCGGCCGGCGGTATCGGGCGCGCCATCGCGCTGCGCTACGCATCGCTCGGCGCCCGCGTGATCGTCAACTACGCCCACGGCAAGGAGGCGGCGCTGGCGACCGTCGAAGACATCCGGGCCCTCGGCGCGGAGGCGATCGCGGTCCAGGCCGACGTGTCCGATCTGAACGCCCTGGAAGACCTGTTCCAGCAGGCCGTCGCAGCGTTCGGGAAGCTGGACATCGTCGTCGCCAACGCCGGCGTGGAAATCGTCGACCAGTTGATCAGCGAGGTGACCGAGGAACAGTTCGACCGGCTCTTCGCCGTCAACGCGAAGGGCACCTTCTTCACTTTGCAGAAGGCGGCTCGTTACATCGCCGACCACGGCCGCATCATCAACATCGGGTCCAGCACCACGGCGATGGTCCAGCCGGGAGTCGGCCTGTACGGCTCGAGCAAGATGGCCGCCCGCTACGCCGTCGAGGTCCTCGCCCTGGAGGTCGGTGCGCGCGGAGTCACGGTGAACTCGATCATCCCGACCGCCATCGAGGGCGCCGGCGTGTTCACCGAAGTACCCGAGGACCATCCCCTGCGTGCTCTGCTCAAGTCGGGCCGTCCGCTCGAAGGCCGTTTCGGTACCGTCGACGACGTCGCCGATGCCGCCGAGTACTTCGCCGGCCCGCTCGCACGGTGGATCAGTGGACAGCACCTGCTCGTCAGCGGCGGCGCCCCCGCGTGA
- a CDS encoding TetR/AcrR family transcriptional regulator, whose product MTQSSRRRPGRPAADEVVLPPQEVLQRALEAFADQGYEAVSVRRLSVELGMGHTFISDRYGSKEALWKAVVGYAMDQAAPEVAAELADDGRDDLERLVASVRALHRAAAESAHFARLVDQEARVESPRLAYLHELMAPVNEAIKSLFDRLIADGRLRPMPWYLFYFLTTAPSSLYSQPPLARLMGRPDDADDHDLMTDLVLGGLLSPEPEGTDGPRQ is encoded by the coding sequence ATGACACAGTCGTCACGCCGCCGCCCCGGCCGGCCGGCCGCGGACGAAGTGGTACTGCCACCCCAGGAGGTTCTCCAGCGCGCTCTGGAGGCCTTCGCCGATCAGGGGTACGAGGCGGTATCGGTTCGGCGGCTCAGCGTCGAGCTGGGCATGGGGCACACGTTCATCTCGGATCGGTACGGATCCAAGGAGGCCCTCTGGAAGGCCGTCGTGGGCTACGCCATGGACCAGGCCGCTCCGGAGGTCGCCGCGGAGCTCGCCGACGACGGCAGGGACGACCTCGAGCGCCTCGTCGCCTCGGTCCGGGCGCTGCACCGCGCGGCGGCGGAGTCTGCCCACTTCGCCCGGCTCGTCGATCAGGAGGCGCGCGTGGAGTCCCCGAGGCTGGCGTACCTCCACGAGCTGATGGCCCCGGTGAACGAAGCGATCAAGTCGCTGTTCGACCGGCTGATCGCCGACGGCAGGCTCCGGCCCATGCCGTGGTACCTGTTCTACTTCCTGACCACTGCGCCCTCGAGCTTGTACAGTCAGCCACCCCTCGCCCGGCTGATGGGAAGACCGGATGACGCGGACGATCACGACCTGATGACCGACCTCGTCCTGGGTGGCCTGCTCAGCCCCGAACCGGAAGGAACGGACGGACCCCGGCAATGA
- a CDS encoding helix-turn-helix transcriptional regulator has product MRAERLLRLLLHLQTRGQSTVAQLADALEVSPRTIQRDLDSLSLAGVPVYSIRGRGGGWTMLPDYRSRLTGLTPSEVMSVFVGATAHVLADLGLDASSELAVTKLIASLPEGTRREAEYARQRLLIDHAGWDDRRETPRWLDLCRQAVWEERTLEIVYGDLPDPGAPPDRPTPFPVEPLGLVAKTRTWYLVAARTDGRLRTYRLSRLTSAALTDRPFARPVDFDLAAYWAQSQQEFQASRPSYPITLKVRDHAVRRFRPTTPILPADDGWWILHTDLENPHEACAAVLAQAGNAQVVAPPELIGMVHEAATQIAAASLTGTVRPS; this is encoded by the coding sequence CCGACGCACTGGAGGTCTCGCCGCGGACGATCCAGCGGGACCTGGACTCGCTGAGCCTCGCCGGCGTCCCGGTCTACTCGATCCGGGGCCGCGGTGGCGGGTGGACGATGCTGCCCGACTATCGCAGCCGGCTGACCGGACTCACGCCGTCGGAGGTCATGTCGGTGTTCGTCGGCGCGACCGCACACGTCCTCGCGGACCTCGGGCTGGACGCGTCCAGCGAACTCGCCGTCACGAAGCTGATCGCGTCATTGCCGGAAGGCACCCGCCGTGAGGCCGAGTACGCGCGCCAACGCCTACTGATCGACCACGCCGGCTGGGACGACCGCCGCGAGACCCCACGCTGGCTGGACCTCTGCCGCCAAGCTGTCTGGGAGGAACGCACGCTGGAGATCGTGTACGGCGACCTTCCCGACCCCGGAGCCCCGCCGGACCGGCCGACCCCGTTTCCCGTCGAGCCGCTCGGCCTGGTCGCCAAGACCCGGACCTGGTACCTCGTAGCCGCCCGCACCGACGGCCGCCTCCGCACCTACCGCCTGTCCCGCCTGACGTCAGCAGCCCTCACCGACCGGCCCTTCGCGAGACCCGTCGACTTCGACCTGGCCGCCTACTGGGCCCAGTCCCAACAGGAGTTCCAGGCCTCCCGCCCGTCCTACCCCATCACGCTGAAGGTCCGCGACCACGCCGTACGCCGTTTCCGCCCCACCACCCCGATCCTGCCGGCCGACGACGGCTGGTGGATCCTCCACACCGACCTCGAAAACCCGCACGAAGCCTGTGCCGCCGTCCTGGCCCAAGCAGGCAACGCCCAGGTCGTGGCTCCCCCAGAACTCATCGGGATGGTCCACGAAGCCGCAACGCAGATCGCGGCCGCCAGCCTGACAGGTACCGTCAGGCCCTCTTGA